CTCCTGAATCGGAAGGTGCCTGAATTGGTCCATCGCCGTGAAGAGCGCCAACTTCTCCAACGCCGGAATCTGCGAGAGGGTAATGTCATGCGCGCTGACATTGCCTGAGATGGAATGGATCCCGTCACGACCCCATGCGGCCTCGCTCTGCCCCTCCAGAGAGCCCAGCACCTTCCCCTCCAGTGCAGGTATAAGCGAGGTCAATTCGACCTTCGCCCAATGCCCCTTCAGCCGTGACTCACGTCCATTGCTTGGAAAGTTACCCTCCAATCGAAGGGTCCCCCCATTATGAATCGAGAGATCCGCGCCGGTGAGGTCGAGCCCTTCGTTGGAGAGACGGCATCGGATCGTGTCGATATCGATCTTCAGATCTGGAAAGCGCTCGTTGACCAGGCGTCCTCCATGGGCCTCAAAGCGGATCTGTTCTCCTTCCGGCACAGATTCCAAGCGGGTCCCCAGTATATCAACCGAGCCTCCCTTAGGTTGCTCTATCAGCACGTCTGTGGAGCAACTCTCGATCCTCTCAATCACGAACTGCGTGGGGAGCCATTTCGGAAGCCTAGATGGCTGTGTCGACACCTCCGCAACAACCTCGTTATTGCCCTCCTTCACCGGCCCGAAATGAATCTCGCTCCGGTCAAGAGTGATCTTCTCCACGACGAGATGTCCTTGCAACAATCCTGCAGGGTGGAACCTTGCGTGCAAACCGCTGGATTCGATCTTTTTCAGCGCGGTTTCGGCCGAACCGAGGGCCCGGAGGCTTCCCGAAGTCAGACCAACCCAAGCCCAATGGATTGGAGACAGTTCCGCCTTTGCATGAAGCCGCTCGGTAGCCTTCTGTTCCACCAGTGAGCGAAACTCCCCTCCCTCTAGCCACCGCGCAAGAAGCACGAGCACGATGGCCAACATAATCCAAACCAAGTTCAACGGGATGATCCAGTAAAGGTGTCGGAATCTATAACTGGATTTTGCCATATCTTTACCTCCCGGATGCCGAGCGTTCATTCAGACTGTCGCAGACAGGGCAGCGGAGAAGGTCGGCGGTCGATCTGTCGGTGTATCGTGACCCGCAGATCCTGCAAAAAACGCGGTTTCGGGAGATGATATTGGCATGGCGTTTGCGAATGATTTCGTAGCCTATCCAGAGGATCAAAACACCCGCCAGAAAAAGGGCCAAATAGACGCAGACAAACCACGAAAGCGTGATGGGAATCATGGCTTGGCTCAGGGATGAACGGGGGGAGTGGAGGCCGCGTGCACGGCCGAGCTGGCGTCGGCACCCCAGAGCACAAGGACACGCCCCCACGAGATTGCCTCTACGGCCTCGGGCTGAAAGCGCCTAGCCATGATCCAGATCCGGGCTGCCTCGTCGCTGGCCGTGTCGCCGGAGGATTCCATCAACACACAATGCACGGGCATTCCCTCGGGGCTGACTCCAACTTCGTAGGCTGCTGGCTGGATGACCCTCGCCATAGCGACTGGAATAGAAGAGGAAGCGGCGTCCTCCACCGGATGTCGTGCCGACAGTTCGTCTTCCCATCGGACGACTGTGGAGGAATGTGGGCCGGCCACGCTTAATGTGGGCGATGCTGGGGTCTTTGTCTCATGGGTCCCTTGTTGGGACACTCGCTGGAGTGGAGCAATCAGCGGGGGTAGGGAGGGCTCGATCTGGGGTGAGGGCTCACTGCGTAGCGGAAGCAGTGATGGAGGCGGCTCATCGTAGCTCGGCCTGTATTTCAGCGGAGGCAGCGAGGGTAAGGCTGTTCGCGCGGCACGGAGGGGAGAGAAGACTGCAGGATCATTGGCTTCCAGCCAAGGAGCCAACTGATGCGCGGCTTCACTGTCAGGCGGCAAGAAGTAAAATAGCGGCGACTCCGGTGTTTTCTCTGAAGGTACACGGTAGCTGATCGAGAAAAGTACCACCATCAGGGTCTGCAGGATTCCGGCTCCCAGAATGCAAAGCGGAAGCATCAGCCGTGGTGCCTGACGGATTGGCCATTCAAAAGCGAGTTGGGCTAAATGGGCCAACTCTCTCAGCTCCCGGGAAGCAAGGGGGCCCTTCGGAAGCAGGGGAATCCGCAGCGTCATGACGGACCCGAGCCAGTGGCAAGGACAACGGTGAAGCCGCAGCGCGCCCCGATCGTCATGATCTGGAGTAGAAGATCGTAGGGGGCAAGCCGGTCAGCCTTGATGATGAGACTGCCAGTTCTGGGCACCTTGCGAAGCGATATCTCAAGCTCCGCTGGAGTGACTACCTGGCGGTCATAATAGATCTGTGGCAGAGGCGCCCCCGTCACGCTGACCACTTGGGGATCCTGCTGAGGGAGCAGAAGAAACGGCGAGTCGGGAACCCTCAGTGCGATTCCCGGCTGGAGCATGAAATAACCGCCCAACAACAGGAAAAAGACGAGGCTCAATAGCGTCCCGAGCGCCGGGGCCATCAGCAGCAGCGCATCTCCCGCTCCCTTGCTGCGGGGAAGCCTCATCCGTTTGCGGGGTCATGCCGCCGGTCGGCGGCATCCACAAGAAGGTTCACAATCTCGATGCCCGCCCGTTCCATGTCATGGATGATGTCATTCACCCTCGCAGTCAGGTAACTGTGTCCGATGTATGCTGGTATCGCCACACCGAGCCCGGCCGCTGCATCGAGCATGCTCTCGTAGACACCGTGGGCCAGTTCCGCTGCCGTTGCATAGCCGCCGTGTGACGAAAGAATCAGGAAAGCATCCAGGAGTCCGAGGATCGTACCGAGCAGACCGAGCAGCGGCGTAACATAGGCAAGTGTTGCGAGAATCGGCAAATTCCGCTCCAGCTTCGGGATCTCCAAGATAGCAGCGTCGGTGGTCAACGACTGCAGGACGCGCCGCTCGGCGCGAGGCCTCAGCAGCGCGGCCTGCAGGACGCGGGCCGCCGGCCCATGGCTCGCGGAGGATTCGGCGAGCGCCTCATCAACACGACCATTGTGAATCAGCAGTGCAAGGCCGCCGAGCAGCTCTCCGACCCGGATGGAGGCTTTGTGGAGAAAGATCAGGCGTTCGAAGAAGACCCCCAGCGCCACCACGCTACAGAGCAGGATGATCCACATAAGGGGTCCGCCTTTTTGCAAGAGTTCAAGCATGGGAAAATACTAGTTGCAGGTTGAAAGCATTAAAAAGGTTAAAGGTATATAGGATGGATCTTACCGCTCATCAGATCGGCAAGCTCGCTTGTGCGGAGGAACCGCTTGGCAGTGCCTCGGCATTAGAGAGATGTCCCAGCATTTCCTGAAGCCGCTCGCGCACCCCCGGGAGGAATCCACGGTCAGCATGGAGGACTAGCAGGCAGAGCTCGTTGTTATGAAGGAAGCTCAGGGCACCCTGTTCCGCATGGAGTGTCACCCCTGGCACATTCCCGAGACCCATCTTGGAAGAGGACTCCCGGATCTGGGCCAGCATTGCCATTGCCTGACCGCTCAGGGTCTGGAGATCGATTCCGGGAGGGGTGTTGGAGGCGCAGACCACTTGATCTCCGTGTGCCAGGATACAGGCCCGCAGGCCCGGAAGCTGTCCCGCCATAGCGATGACGCGATCCATGGTAAGCTTCTCCTCGGTCATGAAGAGGGCCTGCAACGCCGCAGGATCGGCAAGCTGATCGAGGGGATCGAGCTTCCAGAGCGGCTCAAGGGCAAGAACCTCGGGTGTCTCCGCAACGTCGTCGGGTAAAATCACGAGCCTCTGTTCCTCAGGCGCCGGCTTAACAAAAACATTCCGGCGAAAGATCGGCAACGAGGCGAAGAATCCCAGCTTGGCGGTGACTGCTGGCACCAACTCCTGAGCCTCTTTTTCCTCATGGAACTTTGCACCGTGCGTTTCCAAGGTTGAGAGCGCTTCGGGCTGATTGGTCGCAATCACCTCGGCCTCGATCACTGGGGTAGGAGATTTTTCGGTGGGGTCATCCGCGGAGGGAAGGGTAACTGGGGATGCTTCTCCACTCGGGCGTTCCCTGTGTTCCGTCGGAACCTCTTCAAACCTTGTTACCAAGCGGTAATAAAGGGCGACCCATCCGGCAGGAAGATTCAGTCGCTCAGAACGGTCTCCACCTTCGGGCACAACTACCAGATCGGGCAGAAGATCGTTCAGCTGGCCGAGCGAGAGTCTCGGCGTATTCCCCGCGAGTAAATCCCGGCAAGGCAGATCGACCGTTCGGCCGCTCAGTTCTTCGGTAGTTGTTTCCTTGCAGAACTGAGCCGGAAGCCTAGCCATCAACTCCGACAGGGGCACGGAGATCATATCCGGCGCTTCCTCAAAGAAACGATGGCGCGGCGCCGTGCGCGTGCTGGATGCGATGGTCACGCTCTGATCCTCCTGAAAGTGAGGCCCCTCCGCAACCGAGAATCTACGATCGAGAATCTTCTTGCCCCGGAAGCGCCGTCTCTCCGAAATGAGAAGATGGACTTGAATCTCAAATTCGATGACCGCGGCCTGATTCCCGCGATTGTACAGGAGAGCACCGAAGCCGGTGGCCGCGTTCTCATGATGGCCTGGATGAACGAAGACTCACTGAAGCATTCCGTTGATTCCGGCTACATGCACTACTGGAGCCGTTCCCGCCAAAAACTCTGGAAGAAAGGCGAATCAAGCGGCCACACGCAGCGGATCCTGCGTTGGTTCGTCGATTGCGACCGCGACACTCTCCTCTTCGAGGTCGAGCAGCACGGCGGCGCCTGCCACACCGGATTTGCCAGCTGCTTCTATGTCGAGCTCGACAAGACGGGGAACGACCTTCCGCCCCAGGAAGAGCCGCTCTTCAGTCCCGACAGCGTTTACAAAGCGTAGGCGATCACCCGTCCCATCCCGATGATCCAATACCACCGCCTTCTCAACCTCGTCCTCGACCACGGGGCGCGGAAAGAAGACCGCACCGGTACTGGTACCCTCTCGGTCTTTGGTGCGCAGGAGCGCTTTGACCTCACTCAAAGCTTTCCCCTGCTCACCACCAAGAAGCTCCACCTTCGCTCCATCATCCACGAGCTACTCTGGTTTCTGAAAGGCGACACCAACGTCGGCTATCTCAAGGAAAACGGGGTCACCATCTGGGATGAGTGGGCCGATGCGAACGGCGATCTCGGGCCCGTCTACGGCGCTCAGTGGCGCCGGTGGCGTACCCCTGAGGGAGGAACCGTCGATCAGATCGCCCGTCTCATCGAGGACTTAAAAAAGAATCCCGACAGCCGCCGCCATATCATCAGCGCCTGGAACCCCGGAGAGATCGACAAGATGGCCCTGGCCCCCTGCCACGCCCTCGTCCAGTTCTATGTTGCGAACGGCGAACTCAGCTGCCAGCTCTACCAGCGCAGTGCCGATCTCTTCCTCGGCGTCCCCTTCAACATCGCCTCCTACGCCTTGCTGACGATGATGATCGCTCAGGTCTGCGGCCTGAAGGCGAAGGAGTTCATCCACACCTTTGGCGACCTTCACCTCTATGTGAACCATCTTGAGCAAGCCCGGCTTCAGCTCACACGGGAACCGCGCCCACTCCCGCAGATGCTACTTAATCCCGCTGTGAAGAACTTGGAGGATTTCCGCTACGAGGACTTCACGCTAGAGGGGTACGACCCTCACCCCGCGATCAAAGCCCCAATCGCTGTTTAGAATGCGAAGCCGAAGAATATTTCCCGCAGAGGCGCAGAGGCGCGGAGTTTTAAGACAAAACAACTGCAGGATTTCTTTTTCTTCATCTCTGCGCCTCTGCGTTTGCTTGCCCGGCCGTTGCTTCGCATCCGTTACGGCTGCGCGAGAATTTGCAGTCATTTTTGTTTCCAAATGATCAAGGCGATTGTGGCTATGGCCGAGAACCGGGTTATCGGGAATGCCGGCACGATCCCGTGGCATCTTCCCGAGGATTTCAAATTCTTCAAGGCGACCACCATGGGTCACGCCATCCTCATGGGCCGGAAGACTTTCGAGTCGATCGGCAAGCCGCTCCCCGGTCGCGAAAATATCGTCCTCTCCCGGACCATGCCGGAGACACCGGGCATCACCATTGTGCGCTCCGTGAAGGAGATCCAAGAGCCGACCGACGGACGCGACCTCTTCGTGATCGGCGGCGAAGAGATCTACCGGCTCCTCCTCCCCAGCGTCCAAGAACTCTACGTCACCAAAGTCCCCCGCCAAATCGAGGGCGACACCCACTTCCCCGACTTCGAATTACAGTTCGATGCAGGAACTAAAGTTCTGGAAACCAATGACTTCACCGTGTGGAAGTATCGCAGATCGGCTCTATAAGTATTCTCCTCTGGATTATGCGCGCTCATTAGCTTATAGTTACTAGTTAGCCAAATAACTCATGGAAATAGTCGTAATATGGGCCATGTGTGGTGTTGTCGCTGCAATGATCGGCGCAAGAAAAGGCGAAGGATGCGCCGCATTTTTCATCGGCTTTTTATTTGGACCATTTGGAGTCCTTTTTGCTTTTCTTAGAAAGGGCAACCGTTGCGCCTGTCGCTTTTGTCAAGAACTAGTCAACAAGGATGCTTTGGTATGTCCATACTGCCAAAGAGAGATCGCCTCCTCACACGTTTCTGAACCCGTCTACAGCATTCCGTCTGCCAACACGGTTGACCACTCCATTCGATATTTTATATATTCTGGCGAGGCCGTAATCGGACCATATACGAAAAAAGAACTTTCTGTTCTTCACCTAACCGGCGAGATAGACAGCAACACCCAATGTTGCATAGAGGGCACAAAAGAATGGGTATCATTTCACTCAATTGTCTGAATAGATTTCGGGCTAAAAACGCAGCAGCTAATCTCTGGCAGCGGATCGCCAGCTTTTCACGATCTTCCTCATAGCTTTTGGAGAACAGCGCCTTTGCAGCTTGTTCACCCGTCCGGGGCAGCTGAGTTTGCCGTTAGGCGCCTTCTTCAGTAAGGTTGGGAAGTTTTTGATGCTGTAGTGAACTACAGCGAGCGAGCAGCAACGCCGCACAGGGCAATAAACCCAAAGCCATCCCTAGTCGCGCTGCTGACGGGGGACAACCTTCAAAGTCTGAGGCTCTACTCTCCCGATCGAATTCGTCGGCAGCACCCCTCTCCAGGAAGTTCCCGGATAAATAATCGTGTCGCGGCCTATGATCGATCCGGGGCTTAAGACTGCGTTGCAGCCGATTTCGGCGCGGTCGCCTACGATGGCACCGAACTTCCGAAGGCCAGTCGGAATGATTCCTTCGGCGGTTCTCACGGCGACCGGCTGATGGTCGAGGCGGACATTGGAGAGGATGACTCCGGCACCGAGATGAGCCTTGTGGCCGAGGATGGAGTCCCCGACGTAGTTGAAGTGAGGGATCTGCGCCTCGTCGAAGATGAGGCAGTTCTTGAACTCGCAGGAGTTGCCCAACACGACGCCATTGCCGACCACGACATTCTCGCGGATGTAGGCTCCGTTGCGGATCTCGCAATTCTCGCCGATCCATGCGGGACCTTTGATCATGGCTCCTTGCTCAATGATTGTGCCTGCTCCGATATAGACAGCGCCGCTGATGAAGGGCTTGCCGATCAGCTTGCCATGGATCCCAGGCTTGAGGCGGAACTGAAGATAGGTCGAGATCTTCGCCAGCGCCTCCCAGACATGCGTGACATTCTCAAAGATGACACTGTGCTCAGTGCGGTCGAGGTCGAGGAGGGTATCGGGGGAGAACATGCAATGAAGGATGAATTATGAAGGATGAATTATGAAAGAACGGAATACATGATTTCCCGCAGAGGCGCCGAGACGCAGAGAGAAATTAAGGGGTGTATTTATTTCTTTTCTCTGCGCCTCTGCGTCTCTGCGCGAGATTTTTTCAATCAGTTTTTGCTGATCCGTTGTCCGTCTTTTGTGTCTTTGACTAGCCATCCTAGCGATGCGATCTGATCCCGGATCTCGTCGCTCTTCTGCCACTCCTTCGCATCGCGCGCGATCGCACGCGCGGCTACCAGCTCTTCCACTTCTGATGGGATTGTGGTGACTGTATCTGGTTCCAGCCCAAGGACACCGTCTACTCTGGCCAGCCAGTTCAGCAGTCCGCGTGCTTGTGAGGGAGTGAGCTTCTCCTCATTCACTTGATCCATCCGACGGTTGCTCTCGCGCAGGGTCTCGAAGAGAACGGCTAGCGCGCTGGAGATATTCAGATCATCATCCAGCGCCGCGAAGAATTCTTCGGTTGCGGGATTGGGTGTCTCAGCTGCGGCTTCTGATCCCGCGGTTTCTGTCAGGCGTTCACGCCAGGCATCAAGGCGGCCCAACGCGGTGCGTGCGGCGCCCAACCCATCCATTGTGAAGTTCAGTGCTCCCCGGTAGTGAACGGAGATCAGCGCATAGCGTACTTCGCGGCCGGTCCATCCCTTCTCAAGCAGATCGCGTAGCGTGAAGAAGTTCCCTGCCGACTTGGCCATCTTGGAGCCCTCGACCATGAGGTGCGCGCAATGCATCCAGTAGCGGACGAACGGTCCCTGCCCATGGCCGGCACACTCGCACTGGGCAATCTCGGCCTCGTGATGGGGGAAGATGTTGTCGACGCCGCCGCAGTGGATGTCGATGGTCTCGCCTAGTAGCCCCGTCGCCATGGCGCTGCACTCGATATGCCATCCGGGACGACCTTTGCCCCAAGGACTCTCCCAGCCGACAGATCCATCTTCAGCGAC
This window of the Verrucomicrobiota bacterium genome carries:
- a CDS encoding biopolymer transporter ExbD, whose product is MRLPRSKGAGDALLLMAPALGTLLSLVFFLLLGGYFMLQPGIALRVPDSPFLLLPQQDPQVVSVTGAPLPQIYYDRQVVTPAELEISLRKVPRTGSLIIKADRLAPYDLLLQIMTIGARCGFTVVLATGSGPS
- a CDS encoding MotA/TolQ/ExbB proton channel family protein, translating into MLELLQKGGPLMWIILLCSVVALGVFFERLIFLHKASIRVGELLGGLALLIHNGRVDEALAESSASHGPAARVLQAALLRPRAERRVLQSLTTDAAILEIPKLERNLPILATLAYVTPLLGLLGTILGLLDAFLILSSHGGYATAAELAHGVYESMLDAAAGLGVAIPAYIGHSYLTARVNDIIHDMERAGIEIVNLLVDAADRRHDPANG
- the hisI gene encoding phosphoribosyl-AMP cyclohydrolase, yielding MDLNLKFDDRGLIPAIVQESTEAGGRVLMMAWMNEDSLKHSVDSGYMHYWSRSRQKLWKKGESSGHTQRILRWFVDCDRDTLLFEVEQHGGACHTGFASCFYVELDKTGNDLPPQEEPLFSPDSVYKA
- a CDS encoding thymidylate synthase produces the protein MIQYHRLLNLVLDHGARKEDRTGTGTLSVFGAQERFDLTQSFPLLTTKKLHLRSIIHELLWFLKGDTNVGYLKENGVTIWDEWADANGDLGPVYGAQWRRWRTPEGGTVDQIARLIEDLKKNPDSRRHIISAWNPGEIDKMALAPCHALVQFYVANGELSCQLYQRSADLFLGVPFNIASYALLTMMIAQVCGLKAKEFIHTFGDLHLYVNHLEQARLQLTREPRPLPQMLLNPAVKNLEDFRYEDFTLEGYDPHPAIKAPIAV
- a CDS encoding dihydrofolate reductase; protein product: MIKAIVAMAENRVIGNAGTIPWHLPEDFKFFKATTMGHAILMGRKTFESIGKPLPGRENIVLSRTMPETPGITIVRSVKEIQEPTDGRDLFVIGGEEIYRLLLPSVQELYVTKVPRQIEGDTHFPDFELQFDAGTKVLETNDFTVWKYRRSAL
- a CDS encoding DUF4339 domain-containing protein, which encodes MEIVVIWAMCGVVAAMIGARKGEGCAAFFIGFLFGPFGVLFAFLRKGNRCACRFCQELVNKDALVCPYCQREIASSHVSEPVYSIPSANTVDHSIRYFIYSGEAVIGPYTKKELSVLHLTGEIDSNTQCCIEGTKEWVSFHSIV
- a CDS encoding UDP-N-acetylglucosamine diphosphorylase — translated: MFSPDTLLDLDRTEHSVIFENVTHVWEALAKISTYLQFRLKPGIHGKLIGKPFISGAVYIGAGTIIEQGAMIKGPAWIGENCEIRNGAYIRENVVVGNGVVLGNSCEFKNCLIFDEAQIPHFNYVGDSILGHKAHLGAGVILSNVRLDHQPVAVRTAEGIIPTGLRKFGAIVGDRAEIGCNAVLSPGSIIGRDTIIYPGTSWRGVLPTNSIGRVEPQTLKVVPRQQRD
- the cysS gene encoding cysteine--tRNA ligase — its product is MATVQILNTLSRRLEEITPREGEGKTLSLYTCGPTVYAYAHIGNFRAYVFEDLLQRHLQERGLIVRRVMNLTDVDDKTIRGAHAAGIALNDYTRPFKEAFFADAKTLRLLPAEAYPEATDPEQIERMIAMIGTLMQRGHAYQVDDGSVYFRIASFPNYGRLAHVDLENQRPGQRVASDEYDKEAAADFALWKAWVAEDGSVGWESPWGKGRPGWHIECSAMATGLLGETIDIHCGGVDNIFPHHEAEIAQCECAGHGQGPFVRYWMHCAHLMVEGSKMAKSAGNFFTLRDLLEKGWTGREVRYALISVHYRGALNFTMDGLGAARTALGRLDAWRERLTETAGSEAAAETPNPATEEFFAALDDDLNISSALAVLFETLRESNRRMDQVNEEKLTPSQARGLLNWLARVDGVLGLEPDTVTTIPSEVEELVAARAIARDAKEWQKSDEIRDQIASLGWLVKDTKDGQRISKN